Below is a window of Myxococcota bacterium DNA.
GACATCGTCGACGTCCTCGAAGGCACGCAGATGGGACAGACCCCGCTTGCGAAGGACCCCTTCGACTTCGTCCGCACCGATGTCCTGGACCAAGGCGACCACGCGAATGCCCTGCTTCCCGAGTGACTCTTGCAAGCGGTCGAGTTTCGGCAGCTCGGTTCGGCACACCCCGCACCAGGTCGCCCAGAACGACGCGACGACGACCTGGTCGCGGAACTCCACGAAACCCCACTCGCGCCCGCCGGCCTCGCGGAAGATGTACTCGGGTACCGGAACGGGTTCGGGGAGCACGTGGAGCTGCTGGCCGAACGCGCCCTCCGGTTCGGGGGCAGGTTCGCGGGCGCTCGCCGGGGCGACCGTGAGCAGCGCGAGCACGAGACCGAGCAGCGCGGTTCGGATCCGGAAGTGCATGGGCGGAGGCTAGCGCGAAGCGCAGCGACGCTTCACGCGCCGAAACGGCGGCGCAGTGCCGCCACCAGCGCGGCGTCTGCTCGCTGCGACACCCACTCGAGAGGCGTGCGACCGCGTCGCACCGCGATGAATCCCACCGCCACCAGGAGCAGCGCCGTGATCAGCAGGTTCGGCCACGCGTTGAGTTCCCACTGTCCCTGCCAGACGAAGGGGCGATCCGAGAACGGGAAGAGATAGCTGAGCGTCCACAGCGAGCGTCCCGGTCCCGCCGAGCCGACCAGATCGCCGAGCAGATGGAGATGAAAGGAGACGAACGCGAGCGCCGCGGTGACGGCCCGGCGTTCGGCGACGCAGGCGACGGCCAGACTCAGCGCGACCCCGAAGAAGAGGTTGTGCGCGACGACGTGGTGGTAGGCCGCGTAGAGACCCGCCGACGGGTGCGTCCCGGTCGCGAAGTCGACGAGGATGCCCGCGCCGTCGAGATCGGGGAGCAGGCCGGCGAGCAGGATCCAGCCGCGATCGCGGCGCGGAAGGGGCGTCACTTCGGCGGTGAGCCAACCGACGAGACCGTGGCTGACCGGGTTCACGGGAGATCTCCGGCGCACATCAACCGCTCGCGCACGACGTCCCGAGGATGGAGCTGCCACGGGTAGCGATCGTCCGCGACCTCGACCCAGTGCAGACGTCCGGCGTCGCGCCAGGCATCGAGCACGATCCCGTCGGCAAGCCCGCCGTCCGTGGGAACGACCACCACACTGCTGTGTTCTCGCAACGGGTTCCCGTGGTGGGCGACGGCCCAATGCAGCGAGAGCCCGGAGACACCGAGCGGGGTCAGTGCGTGCAGGAGGTCGCGGGTCCAGTGACAGCACAGGGCACGCTCTCGGAGCCCGAGGTGATAGGCGAGGTTGCCCAGCAGCGGGGAGGCGAGTGGGCGGTAGGCGTCGCGCAGCTCGGCGGTCGCGACGAATGCTCGCTCGGCGAGCGTCGCCGCCTCGAGGCGGTCGACGCCGGGCAGGGATGCCAGCGCTGCGGCGAGCTCGCCCTGCCCTCTCGGGTCGGCCACCTCGGGCGGTCGGAAGCAGGCGAGCACCAGACAGCCCATGCAAAGAACGATGGGAACCCTGCGACCGCCCGCACCCACCCAGCGCCGCTGGCTCATGCGGACACACGCTAGCAGGCGCTGCCATCGCGGATCCGCGACCGCGCCCACCATTCTGCGCCGAACCGATTCCCGCGGGCCCGGCGGGTGACCTTTTCGAGACCCACGGCATTGACCGAGTGGGAGCAGGACCGCTGCGGCGCCCTCGCGCCAGGTGGGTTCCCAAGAGGAGGAAGCATGGATCTCGGAATCATCATTCAGCTCATCAGCGGTGCCGTGGGCGGCAACCTCGCTGGCGCGGCGCTCAAG
It encodes the following:
- a CDS encoding TlpA disulfide reductase family protein, encoding MHFRIRTALLGLVLALLTVAPASAREPAPEPEGAFGQQLHVLPEPVPVPEYIFREAGGREWGFVEFRDQVVVASFWATWCGVCRTELPKLDRLQESLGKQGIRVVALVQDIGADEVEGVLRKRGLSHLRAFEDVDDVLSATLGVYGIPTSFVIGPDGYILASVVGPADWNSPEARRFLLGLRRSGAPPTTPLNAPYSTSPVFRPENPAVRSLEREDAGRKEDRRWRRCRGDGFSREG
- a CDS encoding metal-dependent hydrolase — translated: MNPVSHGLVGWLTAEVTPLPRRDRGWILLAGLLPDLDGAGILVDFATGTHPSAGLYAAYHHVVAHNLFFGVALSLAVACVAERRAVTAALAFVSFHLHLLGDLVGSAGPGRSLWTLSYLFPFSDRPFVWQGQWELNAWPNLLITALLLVAVGFIAVRRGRTPLEWVSQRADAALVAALRRRFGA